A genomic region of Mus musculus strain C57BL/6J chromosome 7, GRCm38.p6 C57BL/6J contains the following coding sequences:
- the Olfr472 gene encoding olfactory receptor 472 yields the protein MEAENHTTVAELIILGLTEDPKLCIVFFVIFLGVYIITLVGNISIITLIRISSQLHTPMYLFLSHLAFVDIVFSTSVSVIMLMELLGHGLVLSVATCAAQLCMTVSFGSAECFLLAAMAYDRYVAICSPLLYSTLMSSRVCFLLLGISYVGGFVNGWTFTGCVLSLSFCGPTQINHFFCDFSPLLKVSCSDVSIIGIIPSISSGSIIVVTVFVIAVSYIYILITILKMRSTEGRHKAFSTCTSHLTAVTLFYGTITVIYVMPKSSYSTEQNKVISLFYTVVIPMLNPLIYSLRNRDVKDALRKAIVRVYS from the coding sequence ATGGAGGCTGAAAACCATACCACTGTGGCAGAGCTAATCATCTTGGGACTAACAGAGGATCCTAAGCTGTGTATAGTCTTTTTTGTGATATTTCTAGGAGTATATATTATCACTTTAGTAGGCAATATCAGTATCATCACATTGATAAGAATTTCCTCCCAACTGCACACACCCATGTATCTATTCCTCAGCCACCTGGCTTTTGTAGATATTGTATTTTCAACCTCAGTCTCAGTTATAATGCTTATGGAGCTCCTTGGACATGGGCTGGTCCTGTCTGTGGCTACCTGTGCAGCTCAACTCTGTATGACAGTGTCATTTGGGTCAGCCGAGTGCTTCTTACTGGCTGCTATGGCCTATGATCGCTATGTAGCAATCTGTTCACCTCTCCTCTATTCAACACTCATGTCCTCTAgagtctgttttctattgttgggAATATCCTATGTTGGTGGCTTTGTGAATGGTTGGACATTTACTGGTTGTGTGTTAAGTCTGTCCTTCTGTGGACCAACTCAGATAAATCACTTTTTCTGTGACTTCTCCCCTTTGCTGAAAGTGTCCTGCTCAGATGTCTCCATTATTGGAATCATCCCGTCTATCTCTTCTGGCTCCATTATTGTGGTGACAGTTTTTGTCATAGCTGTCTCCTACATCTACATACTTATCACCATCCTGAAGATGCGCTCCACTGAGGGCCGACACAAGGCCTTCTCCACCTgcacctcccacctcactgcaGTCACTCTCTTCTATGGGACCATTACCGTCATTTACGTGATGCCCAAATCGAGCTACTCTACTGAACAGAACAAGGTGATCTCTTTATTCTACACAGTGGTGATTCCTATGTTGAATCCTCTCATCTATAGTCTGAGAAACAGAGATGTAAAAGATGCTCTGAGGAAAGCAATTGTCAGAGTATATTCATAG